In the genome of Hydra vulgaris chromosome 06, alternate assembly HydraT2T_AEP, the window gctTGGAAAAATTCGATGGCAGTATTTTCGTAGCTCTGAAAGTATTGCAGACTGTAatcgtttatttttttttcaaatttatcatGGTTTTCAATTAAATGACAACATGATTTATATGGTACAAGTtcaattaagttaatttttcgTTAATAACAAAAGACTTTCGTCTTTTGTTATTAACGAAAGTAGTAGTATTTGCAAACGGTGGCGTTGATGATtgctgaaatgtttttatagtattGTCAGTTTAGCTGTTTAATGcgtttaaaatgttatttaaacaatttgtttcaattgCTATATCGATTTCTTCGGATTTTTTTAGCTGcatttcattaaatgtttttataaacatttttacctTTGTAATGCATTCATAGCTATCgatatcatttttgataaactcaaatttacgaaatttgaaatcaagaaaagtagctgctaagaaaaaattattagcaaaaatgtatttaaaacgcACTTTTAGAGACCTTAATAATTCCTTTTGAAAAGTCTTAACTAGTTCCGTAAAAATGGGATGCGATTCAAGTATTCCATTTAGTAAAGAATACAATGTTGGAAACCGAAATGTTactgtaacatatatatatatatatatatatatatatatatatatatatatatatatatatatatatatatatatatatatatatatatatataaatatatatatatatatatattttttatgtaattcccctccccaaggccgagaaggccactacagttgaggaggctacttgtggTTTTAACCCTcttttaactctataactccgaaacacgaacaaggccgctgcgtggaGAATCAAGTTGATTTCTTTCCGTTATAAAAGATTTCTTTCcgctaaaaagttttgttagctCTTTAATTGGGTGTAACAAATCACATAAATCCTCCAGCACCATAAATTCATTAGCAGTGAAAAGATAGTCTTTAAGTTTTGGTATTCGATGCTTATAgtattcaaaacagttttattagttaatatagATTCAGTCATACCGAATTGGCTATTCCAGCGAATAGCTATATCCTGTgctaactttattttagtttcacaTCGAAGTGTTTCTTAAACTtctcttaactttttttgtaacatctcCGAATGCTTAAATGAATCAATAATGTGCCTACAGGATGAAGTTACCTTGGCAATTTCCAATTTGCCttcgttaattttttcaatctctTTAACTTCACTTTCTGTAAtctctttattaattaattttccaTTACCGTAGTAATCTTTTAACTTTGTAACGCTTTGAAccatttttaatgctttttactCTTATATCTCTCGTGTTTAGAAGATCGTTAACCACAAGATTTAAACGATGACCAGCACATGGAATCTTTAGAACATTAGCATCAAACTTATTTACTGCAGAGAATATTTTTGCACCTGAGTCAGTAactatatatatgtctatatataaatatatatatatatatatatatatatatatatatatatatatatatatatatatatatatatatatatatatatatatatatatatatatatatatatatatatatatatatatatatatatatatatatatatatatatatatatagatagatagatagatagatagatagatagataaatagatagatagatagatagatatagatacaGAAATACACGCGTAAACATACTACTATATACGCACATTTACATTTTAGCTGTATTTTTACTCttattaatagttaaaatagAGCTAAAATGTCTAATACAAATACAACCATGGTGTCAtcataaaattaagtttaaaactctaaaaactgTCAAAATTTATATCTGAATGTGTAACTAAtggataaaagtaaaatatttgtacTTACCAGCGTAAAGGTTATATTAAAAGGTGAAGAAGAGATTGAGtttaaaagattaattaaaaagtaaaaaagcgtttgaaagaaaaaaaaaaaaagtttcttcttTAACCCTTTAACCCTTTAACAGTCCATGCCGTAATAATAAGCAAATCCAAAGTGGTTTTTAAATGTCCATGGCGTAATATAACGTTTTAGTGTATCTCCTCataatttctgtttttatgaGTAACTATATTTCTAATcgtcataaaatttattactgCATAATTAATAAGCTTGTTCTTCAATTATTTACTTTTGCATGTgttcacttttattttaaataaggcAGACAAGCAAGTTTTTTCAGTgcaaaaatcattaacaaaaaagcgaATATTTACTCACGAGGaaatagaaaattatatattcaataaaaacgAGGAGTTGAGTGAGATTTTAGAAGAAGAGTATAGTTTATCTGAtgtttctaataaagaaaattcCGAACCAGAGATATTAGAGTTAAGTTTAGAAGAAGAAATACCTGCATTGATCGATACTCTTAGTTCTAGTGACAAGTCCTTAGAAAATGTATTTCCTGGCTCATACATACCGATTTGGAAATCTGAACCTTCAAATAATAGAGTTTCCTCCTTTGAATTTACCGGTATTTCTGGATGCAATCGAGATATAGTCAAAAATGATCCTCTTTATTTGTTTGAGCTTTACTTTACAGATGAAATTTGTGAGTTTATTGTTTATGAAACTAATCGATAT includes:
- the LOC136081450 gene encoding piggyBac transposable element-derived protein 4-like, which codes for MDKSKIFVLTSVKADKQVFSVQKSLTKKRIFTHEEIENYIFNKNEELSEILEEEYSLSDVSNKENSEPEILELSLEEEIPALIDTLSSSDKSLENVFPGSYIPIWKSEPSNNRVSSFEFTGISGCNRDIVKNDPLYLFELYFTDEICEFIVYETNRYASRTINKKELSVKSRMRRWLPLTLSEVRQYIAIFLYQGVLWKPMYEMYYTTNPLNASAGIKWLLSYNKFKLIDNFIHFVDSTTLPNKYPVLFKISTVWDYLTKKFQEVYPPT